GCTGGGCAAGGCCACCTCATTTTTATATATTGCCTTTTTCATTCATATCTGTTCAATTATGGTCAGGGAATACGGAGATTTCTTAATGGAAGCATTTTTTCAACATACACCCCTGATTGTTTTTAACATTATTGTAATTGCCCTGGCCGCTTTTACAGTAAGGCAGGGCTTAGAAGTGCTGGCCAGGGTAAACCAGATTTTTTTGCCCCTCATTGTGCTGTCAGTATTAATTATCGTTGCCCTGGCGTTACCGGAACTGGATTATAAAAGACTGCTGCCGCTGTTGGATACCGGCCCGGTGGAAATATTTAAAGGTTCCCTGGCCCCGCTGGCCTGGCACGGAGAAATAATAGCCATGGGCATGATCATACCCTTTTTAATTAAACCGTCGGAAGCGAATAAAATTGCCTTTAAGTCACTGTTAGTAGTGGGCCTGATTTTTTTAATTTCCATTGCCGGCAGCCTTGCTGCCTTCGGGCCCTTGACAGGCTCCATGAGCTACCCGTTCCTGAACACAACCAGGATCATCAACATCGGTAACGTCATTGAACGCGTGGAACCGCTGGTAATGATAGCCTGGGTGGCCGGGGGTTTTGCGAAAATTACTTTTTTTTACTATATATCTGTACTGGGTGCCGCCCAATGGCTTAAATTAAAGGATTTCCGTCCGTTGGTTCTACCCGTAGGGCTAATTTTGGTCTCTCTTTCCATGGCCGTAGGTGAGAAAGCTTTGGATATATTCCACTTTATCGCTCACATTTTTCCCTTCTACGGCTTATTCTTTGAGGCCGGTATTCCCTTGCTGCTTTTAATTATAGCCTTGCTCCGAATAAAAGGGAGGAAAGTCTCTTGAAAAAGAAATTAATCTGTATTTTGCTTATTATTTCCTGCCTTTTTCTGCACGGCTGTTGGGACCGCAAAGAGCTTAATGAACTGGCCATAGTCCTTGCCGCCGGCATTGACACCGCACCGGAGGGAGACATAAAACTAACGGTGCAGATAGTAAGGCCCCGGGCTTTTGGCGGCGGCGCACAAAAACCCGGTGGGCAGCCCAAAGAAAATAATGTATGGGTGCTTTCTCAAACCGGCCGCACTGTACTTGACGCTCAGCGACTGCTGGAAAAAAAGGTTTCCCGGCAAATCTACTGGGGGCACAACGTTATCGTTGTTTTCGGCGAAGACGCGGCGCGGGAAGGTTTAAATAAGCTCATAAATTTCTTTTCGCGCTCACCCCGGGTACGAGAAACCATCTGGGTTTTTGTGGCCAAAGGTAAAGCCCAAACAGTAATTGACAGTCACTCGCAATTGGAAAACACCTCGGCCCAGGCAGCGGGTTCCATGGTCAGGGCCGGCGTAACTACACCGGTAATGCTAAAAGACCTAAAAATGATGCTGACCAGTAAAGGTAACAATCCTGTACTTCCCTGCCTTGAACTCACCGCCTCCGGTGACCCCCAGGGCCCGGGAATGAAAGAAAATATTCCTGCGGCCCAGGGCAAACAGGAACAGTCCACCACGGTACACGCCGAAGCTACCCTCTGCGGAACAGGTGTATTTAATAAGGATAAGTTAGTGGGTTGGCTGGACACATCCCAAACCAGGGGGCTGCTCTGGCTGACGGACCAGATGGAAAAAGGAGTAATCACTGTTCCTTCTGTAAAAGAACCGGAAAAAAAGATATCCGTAGACATTACCGGTGCCACTACCGAAGTGGAGCC
This window of the Bacillota bacterium genome carries:
- a CDS encoding spore gernimation protein, which encodes MLEDGKIDGRQAVYLNITYVIATGLLGVGAIAAGKAKSDAWISSLLATFLSMGIAWLVVKLGSIFPGKTLITYQEDILGKWLGKATSFLYIAFFIHICSIMVREYGDFLMEAFFQHTPLIVFNIIVIALAAFTVRQGLEVLARVNQIFLPLIVLSVLIIVALALPELDYKRLLPLLDTGPVEIFKGSLAPLAWHGEIIAMGMIIPFLIKPSEANKIAFKSLLVVGLIFLISIAGSLAAFGPLTGSMSYPFLNTTRIINIGNVIERVEPLVMIAWVAGGFAKITFFYYISVLGAAQWLKLKDFRPLVLPVGLILVSLSMAVGEKALDIFHFIAHIFPFYGLFFEAGIPLLLLIIALLRIKGRKVS
- a CDS encoding Ger(x)C family spore germination protein translates to MKKKLICILLIISCLFLHGCWDRKELNELAIVLAAGIDTAPEGDIKLTVQIVRPRAFGGGAQKPGGQPKENNVWVLSQTGRTVLDAQRLLEKKVSRQIYWGHNVIVVFGEDAAREGLNKLINFFSRSPRVRETIWVFVAKGKAQTVIDSHSQLENTSAQAAGSMVRAGVTTPVMLKDLKMMLTSKGNNPVLPCLELTASGDPQGPGMKENIPAAQGKQEQSTTVHAEATLCGTGVFNKDKLVGWLDTSQTRGLLWLTDQMEKGVITVPSVKEPEKKISVDITGATTEVEPFWDGQNIWFDVKINMEGDLVEQQSMEDLTNLQIYKAIEDNVSRAIEHKARQSLEKAQYEFEVDIFEFGQAFHRKYKKEWAQIENRWDEVFTTVDVNIDVKTTLRRTGLETKRAIR